The DNA segment CATGACAAATTTGAGACTGCCAAAATAAAAACAAAAGATTTTGAGTTGGATATTGTGTCTGCAAGAAAGGAACGTTATGAACGTCCTGGAATGTTGCCAGTCGTACAACGAGCCAGTCTTGCTGATGATATTAAAAGAAGAGATTTTACGATAAATATGCTGGCATTAGATGTAAAAACAAATCAAATCATTGATATATATAACGGTGGAAACGACATAAAAAATAAATTAATTAGAGTCGTGCATGATAAAAGTTTTGTTGACGATCCAACGAGGATTTTTAGAGCAATAAGATACAGCGGAAGATTAGGTTTTAAAATAGAGCAACATACTGAACGGTTGTTGAGGAAGTCTATATCTGACGGTGATATTTTTAATGTATCTGCCGATAGAATTATGAATGAAATTTATTTGATATTAAAAGAAAAGAAACCTGAACCTATAGTAGAGTTGATGAAGTATTATCAGATTAATAAGGAATTATTTTGCGGCATAAAGATTAATGCAACAAATTTGAATACAAGCCCTAAAGAAGGCGATATATTATTGTATAGATTTTTGTTGCTTTTCTACAATGCCACAAAAGAAGATGCTGATTGTTTAATTAGAAAATACAATTTAAAACGAGAATATTTAAGTGGATTATCTGATATTCTGAATATAAAGATGAATATGTCTAAGCTAAATGAAAATGCATCTATTTTTAATACATTAAAAGATAAGAGGATAGAAGCAATATCTGCAGTACATATTATGGAAGACTTAAATACAAAACAAGCCATCGAAAAATATTATGATATGGTGAAATTAAAAAGATTAGAAATAAATGGCGACGATATAAAAAGATTAGGACTTCAGCCGTCACCAATTTACAAACAAATTTTAGATAAAATATTGCTGGATAAAATTTCAGGCAAGATAAAAGATCGAGAAGATGAGATTAGGAGTCTATTACATTATGTAGAAAAAGTCAAAAGAGGTGAAAAGATTTGAGTACATTATTAAGCTATTTAATTAGAATTCCGGCGCTGATAATCGCAATGAGTTTTCATGAATTTAGCCATGGATATGTAGCAGATAAATTAGGCGATCCTACGCCTAGGCAAAGCGGAAGACTTACATTAAATCCACTGGCCCACATAGATCCTTTAGGACTAATTATGCTGTTTATTATATACTTTGGTTGGGCTAAGCCATTACCAATAAACCCATATTATTTTAAAGACAGAAGAAAAGGCGTTTTATATGTGGCTCTGGCTGGTCCCCTTTCTAACGTTTTTTTGGCTATAATAACGCGAATTCTGATGTTTTATGTTGGAAACATTCCTGTATTAGGACTTTTTTTGACTATACTATATCAATACAATTTGGTTTTTGCTGTGTTTAATATAATTCCTATTCCACCGTTAGATGGTTCAAAGGTTTTGTGGAGCATTCTTCCTCAGAAAGAAGCGTATATCTATTCGCAATATGAACAATATGGACAAATTGTTTTGCTATTGCTTCTATTTACAGGAATAATTAATTTATTTATGACTCCGCTAATGATGGGATTAGATAGATTAATTTCTAAAATAATTTTGTTTCCGTTTGGAGTGGGATAATGTATAATATCAAAATAGAATCTTTTGAAGGGCCTTTTGACCTTTTGTTTCATCTGATAGAAAAAAATGAAATAGATATAAAAGACATACCGATAGCATCTGTTTTTGATCAATACATGGAATATTTAAAGGCAATGCAAGAAATGGACTTGGATATTGCGACAGAGTTTATTTTAATGGCTGCTACATTGCTGGAGATAAAATCAAGTATGCTTTTGCCAAAGCAAAATGCCGAAGGGCAGCAAATGACAATAGCTGATGCAGATCCTCGAGAAGAATTGGTGGAAAAGCTGATTGAATATAAAAAATATAAAAGTATCGCAAACAGGCTGAAAGATTTAAATACATTAGGCACTAAATTTTTTAGAGATGAGCCTGAAATAAAATACGTTGATAAATCGCTTTGT comes from the Thermoanaerobacterium aotearoense genome and includes:
- a CDS encoding site-2 protease family protein; this translates as MSFHEFSHGYVADKLGDPTPRQSGRLTLNPLAHIDPLGLIMLFIIYFGWAKPLPINPYYFKDRRKGVLYVALAGPLSNVFLAIITRILMFYVGNIPVLGLFLTILYQYNLVFAVFNIIPIPPLDGSKVLWSILPQKEAYIYSQYEQYGQIVLLLLLFTGIINLFMTPLMMGLDRLISKIILFPFGVG
- a CDS encoding segregation and condensation protein A, with amino-acid sequence MYNIKIESFEGPFDLLFHLIEKNEIDIKDIPIASVFDQYMEYLKAMQEMDLDIATEFILMAATLLEIKSSMLLPKQNAEGQQMTIADADPREELVEKLIEYKKYKSIANRLKDLNTLGTKFFRDEPEIKYVDKSLCLNYSAIDLKKAYMKILQKSNNNVMPIRYAKDQITIDDKIKEILKKLIVTPVIKFGDFLKNLRKLEKIVSFVALLELIKLNKVAAEQKKTFGDIIIKSLKR
- a CDS encoding CCA tRNA nucleotidyltransferase; translation: MSEKIGVNAYIVGGYVRDKLLNLESDDIDITVEGDGIKFAFMLNEILNGEMEVHDKFETAKIKTKDFELDIVSARKERYERPGMLPVVQRASLADDIKRRDFTINMLALDVKTNQIIDIYNGGNDIKNKLIRVVHDKSFVDDPTRIFRAIRYSGRLGFKIEQHTERLLRKSISDGDIFNVSADRIMNEIYLILKEKKPEPIVELMKYYQINKELFCGIKINATNLNTSPKEGDILLYRFLLLFYNATKEDADCLIRKYNLKREYLSGLSDILNIKMNMSKLNENASIFNTLKDKRIEAISAVHIMEDLNTKQAIEKYYDMVKLKRLEINGDDIKRLGLQPSPIYKQILDKILLDKISGKIKDREDEIRSLLHYVEKVKRGEKI